A region of the Saccharomyces cerevisiae S288C chromosome II, complete sequence genome:
ATGCATTTATGCCGCTAAGACGCAGAACCGAATATTGGGCTCAGGAAAATATGCAGATAGACGCTCGCCCGTGAGCGACTCATGACGCGCGTGTGCTATTTTGGCCCCGGCAGTACAAGCGGTAGTCATGGTTTCCGCCACACGGATCTCATACAACAGCAATCCATTTGGTTTGCCTAGTTCCGTACATATACATAGATACTAACTAAATGAGTGCATATACTCATGTAGCCGTTCGTtactagaagaagaagaaaataaaaaacagATGAATAGCTAGaaagaagtaaaaaataGTTGCTTAGGTATATATGACTGGCTACAGATCAGTAGCCAGCCCAAACCTCGCTGTATGTAGTCTTGCCCTTTGTCTCGGGTACACGCTTGTACACATATGTAGCAAACATGGCAGCGATGGCGGCGAAGATCGCAAATACGTAGCCGCCCATGAGGCCGTGGCCTATCGGGAAGAGGTATCCGACGATGAAGGTGGCAAGCCAGTTGCACACAGTACCAAAACTTTGAGCTGTAGCGGCATCCTGCGGGTAGGATAGCTCACCAATGATCAAGAAGGGGATGGGTCCCAGACCGATGGCGAATGCGGCAATATAGACAAAAGTGGCCGTGACCAGTAAAAAGGATACGCTCAAGGTGAGACCTACACTGATCAGCAGCGACATGGCGGTCATCACCGTAGTCGAGGCAAGCAATAATGGACGGCGCCCGACGTGGTCGATGATCGCAGATGCTGCTAGAGTGACAACGACATTGAGGATGGAAATGGCAAAATTTACCTGAATCGAGTAGTCCGGTAGAATCTTGCCGATCACTTTTACACCGTAGAAGATAATAGAGTTGATGCCGCAAAATTGCTGGCACGACAAGATGGCGAGTATAACTGTGCGCGGTTTCTTGTATGAGGGATCGGTAACATATTGCCATAGTGTGGGTCCTGAATGAGTCTCTTCGCTTGACTCCGGGTCGCGGTTGTGCCCATGGCTACGCTGCCAATCCTGAATTTCTTGCTTCGCTTGTTGGTACGTTCCTGGACGCAACTTGAACAGAGCAGTTTCAGCTTCCGAGACGAATCCGTGGCTCACCAGCCACCTTGGAGATTCGTCCACTTTGAGCCAAGCTAAAATATTCGCTACCGCAATCACGGATCCGGAAAAGAGAAGCCACCTCCAGTTATAGGAGTCTGCGTACTTGAGTGCCAAGGTTTGGGTCAGCAGGATACCTAGATTGATAGAAACCTGATTCATAGATCCCATAGCGCCTCTCCACTCCACGGGGGCAATCTCGTTGATAAATAAGGGTGTGATCACAATGGCGGTGCCGCAGGACATGCCTACCAGGAACCTGCCAAATAGCAACTGCAAGTAGGAgttggaaaagaaaagcagcAGAGAAGAAACCATGCACATGGCCGAGGCGCCCATGCTCACGTACTTTCTTCCGTATCGGTTGGCCCAGTTACCGGCGTAGTACGACCCAAACAGTCCGCCTATGCTGAATATAGACGTAATTGCGCCGTATTGAGAATCGGTTAACGCAATGCATTGCTTGAGTCCGTGTTGCCCAACCCAAGTGTCATCGTATGAGATGTTTTCGTCTGGTGCCTCAAATCTGGAGCACGATAAGAATTCTTGAGGCGCATTCAACTCTGCGATGTGGTATCCGTACTGGATCGACCCCAAACAAGCAACTATCGTGCCCAAGATTAAATGGCCCGTAATTAACGGTTTTGTTTCGCGGGAACCACCGTTAGGCATTAGTCTTTCAGTTTCAGCCATGACTTAGTTTGTTATGCCTTAGTCTCTGtgttttgttgttgttccAAGAGAGAAAGATATTCAGCAACTTTTGTTCTCCTGTTATTCCCTTAATCAGGAAGCAACTTTAAGGGAAATCCATTTCATCCCTCACACTTCCCATCTTTTCTCGGACAACCTTACATTACGCCTACGACGTATGACTACACAAGCAAGTTCGTTTTACAGACCGCGTATCATTGCTCGTTACAGCTCTACCAAAAGTGTACCGAGCACTGTGCCCAGAAGCTAAGCTTTTTTCGCtaacatatatatatatttagGTAAATCATTTACACTTTTCGTCGATCTAAAAGCTCATCGCATTTTTTCGGTCCTGATgttaaaaatttatt
Encoded here:
- the VVS1 gene encoding Vvs1p (Putative transporter, member of the sugar porter family; localizes to the vacuolar membrane; non-essential gene; upregulated by and required for tolerance to 4-Methylcyclohexane methanol; YBR241C has a paralog, VPS73, that arose from the whole genome duplication) — encoded protein: MAETERLMPNGGSRETKPLITGHLILGTIVACLGSIQYGYHIAELNAPQEFLSCSRFEAPDENISYDDTWVGQHGLKQCIALTDSQYGAITSIFSIGGLFGSYYAGNWANRYGRKYVSMGASAMCMVSSLLLFFSNSYLQLLFGRFLVGMSCGTAIVITPLFINEIAPVEWRGAMGSMNQVSINLGILLTQTLALKYADSYNWRWLLFSGSVIAVANILAWLKVDESPRWLVSHGFVSEAETALFKLRPGTYQQAKQEIQDWQRSHGHNRDPESSEETHSGPTLWQYVTDPSYKKPRTVILAILSCQQFCGINSIIFYGVKVIGKILPDYSIQVNFAISILNVVVTLAASAIIDHVGRRPLLLASTTVMTAMSLLISVGLTLSVSFLLVTATFVYIAAFAIGLGPIPFLIIGELSYPQDAATAQSFGTVCNWLATFIVGYLFPIGHGLMGGYVFAIFAAIAAMFATYVYKRVPETKGKTTYSEVWAGY